The proteins below come from a single Malus domestica chromosome 03, GDT2T_hap1 genomic window:
- the LOC114826273 gene encoding uncharacterized protein, giving the protein MSGRIGVASNATGTKHADLPASVAVVDLNSLVLQDVPTIYNNEYSNASSSLLFLNSGSNPSHTFASNFERNFPSNDDSASPLEAGTSSQPISVPVCLADRATLHYLLARDTQSVNSVANSLITGQAAYQKKRKRIDPEYVDFGLRDCQCQYCNALFWPAEQTKKHAKHTSSVSTPQFTACCMSNKVHFARAKPTPAYLEHLLNPMNSQAFLKFKTNIRSYNSIMALTSMGAKVDPSINKRRGPYVFKINGQVHHLMGSLLPPEGSDPKFAQLYIYDTQNEVNNRINCFNGSEPSEKLDQQIVGDLIKMLDECNEVVKLFRLARDRINEGSISNLRLRLYGAQSNRDVQYNLPTCDGIGGLIVGDIGQFHTERDIVVEHKTDGLQRITKLHPKYMALQYPLLLPYGEDGYRKGLPWNPNFRGRKPKDGSGVSMRAFFGYQIQDRPGHTDTLLKGGRLFQQYLVDAYATLEEDRLDFIRANQDSLRTEGLKGIHEALKAGNAAGSAVGKRVILPTSFTGSARYMINNYQDAMAICRQFGNPDLFITFTCNAKWPEIIEDLRDKPGCKAEDRPDLISRIFKAKLDHMIKYLKSGKPFGDVESVLYTVEFQKRGLPHCHILLWVKKHYKCHSPYDVDSIISAEIPDQRCDKAGYDAVSQYMIHGPCGAANKFSPCMKENKCSKKFPKSFTSETTFSDEGFVKYKRRDIENLFVQKNGIKLDNAFVVPYNRELLLKYQAHINVESCCQSMLIKYLFKYITKGADRARAVFEDEEFDEIVAYLNCRYLCPYEAVWRLLQFHIHFREPSVQRLSVHLPSDQNMVFKETDDLNHVVNNPNLESTMLTQWFQTNVEDPDARELSYVEFPTKYVWKNDEKQWSRRKKGRSLGRVAYVHPAAGELYYLRLLLNYQKGSFGFDHLRTVNAVLQPTFQAACTSLGLLGDDREWNNAMLEAVLTASSSQLRQLFVTLVLFCDVADPSALFETHWKTMCDDIVKNMMNAFGLQNVSKYQDEVRNLLLYELEKLFVAANSSLLKHHLPQPSNLMMDRLANRSLREELDYDVDKMKHEHSLLISQLNTEQQYVYNSVMETIDNNRSGLFFVHGHGGTGKTFLWTTIIAKIRSQNQIVLAVASSGIASLLLPGGRTAHSRFKIPINITDCSVCEIKKGTHLAKLIIEAVLILWDEAPMNHKQCFETLDRSLRDVLKGSRPGFDHLPFGGKPILFGGDFRQILPVVPNGSVADIVEASLTSSYLWPYLTIFFLKQNMRLSKTGLDEREKQELAHFAKWILDIGNGTVVESLSSTDEESCWVQIPEQFLIRFDEDPIKAMVSAVYTDFMTNFQDVPYLKERAIVTPRNDTAAGINDFLLGMVPGESRTYLSFDSVSSSTENLENLDVLYPTEFLNQLDLPGLPHHKLVLKVGTPVMLIRNLNQSVGLCNGTRLVVIQLNDRIIQAKIITGSNIGEKIDGDDAASFSNTILASKQAPNQGLQEKQEITIEKEKCNKQKCITIVKALQLFGELSVILRLYDLEVTGIPNGSMDG; this is encoded by the exons ATGTCTGGAAGAATAGGGGTAGCTAGCAATGCCACTGGAACTAAACATGCCGATTTGCCTGCATCTGTTGCAGTCGTTGATCTGAATAGTTTGGTGTTACAAGATGTTCCCACCATTTATAACAATGAATACAGCAATGCTTCAAGCTCTTTGCTATTTTTAAACAGTGGAAGCAACCCTTCCCACACATTTGCATCAAATTTTGAACGAAATTTTCCCTCCAATGATGATTCTGCCTCACCTTTGGAAGCTGGGACAAGTTCTCAACCAATTTCTGTACCTGTTTGTCTTGCTGATCGTGCTACTCTACACTATCTATTAGCCAGAGATACTCAAAGTGTTAATTCTGTTGCAAATTCGCTCATCACTGGACAAGCAGCTTatcagaaaaaaagaaaaa GAATTGATCCAGAATATGTTGATTTTGGATTAAGAGATTGCCAATGTCAATACTGCAATGCTCTGTTTTGGCCTGCAGAGCAAACAAAGAAGCATGCTAAGCATACTTCCTCTGTTTCAACCCCGCAATTTACTGCGTGTTGCATGAGCAACAAAGTACACTTTGCACGTGCTAAACCCACTCCTGCTTATTTGGAACATTTGTTAAACCCCATGAATTCTCAAGCCTTTTTGAAGTTTAAAACAAATATTAGATCATATAATTCAATAATGGCATTAACTTCAATGGGGGCCAAAGTTGATCCGTCTATCAACAAGCGTCGGGGTCCATATGTTTTTAAGATTAACGGTCAGGTACATCATTTGATGGGTTCTCTGTTGCCTCCAGAAGGCAGCGATCCTAAGTTTGCACAACTGTATATTTATGACACTCAAAATGAAGTCAATAATCGTATCAATTGTTTCAATGGATCAGAACCGTCTGAAAAACTTGATCAACAGATTGTTGGTGACCTCATCAAAATGCTGGATGAGTGTAATGAAGTTGTTAAGCTTTTTAGGCTCGCCAGGGATAGGATTAATGAAGGGTCCATAAGTAATTTAAGGCTGCGTTTATATGGTGCACAGAGCAATCGTGATGTGCAGTACAATTTGCCGACATGTGACGGGATTGGTGGGTTGATAGTTGGGGATATCGGCCAATTTCACACCGAAAGAGATATTGTTGTGGAGCATAAGACTGATGGCCTGCAGAGAATCACAAAGTTACATCCTAAGTACATGGCACTTCAATATCCTCTTCTTCTCCCATACGGTGAAGATGGTTATAGGAAAGGTCTCCCTTGGAATCCCAATTTTAGGGGGAGAAAACCAAAGGATGGCAGCGGGGTATCCATGAGAGCATTTTTTGGTTATCAAATTCAGGATAGACCAGGCCATACTGACACCCTGTTAAAAGGTGGGAGATTGTTTCAACAATACTTGGTTGATGCATATGCGACACTTGAAGAAGATAGGTTAGATTTCATTAGAGCAAATCAAGATTCTTTGAGAACAGAAGGTCTTAAAGGAATTCATGAAGCACTTAAAGCAGGAAATGCAGCTGGTTCTGCTGTTGGCAAGAGGGTTATTCTGCCAACTTCGTTTACAGGTAGTGCTAGATATATGATAAATAATTATCAGGATGCCATGGCTATATGTCGTCAGTTTGGAAATCCTGATTTATTTATCACTTTTACCTGTAATGCTAAATGGCCTGAAATTATTGAAGATCTGCGTGATAAACCTGGTTGTAAAGCTGAAGATAGACCAGATCTAATTTCTAGAATTTTTAAGGCAAAACTTGACCATATGATTAAATACCTCAAATCAGGAAAACCTTTTGGCGACGTCGAATCTG TCCTTTACACAGTGGAGTTCCAGAAAAGAGGTCTTCCTCATTGTCATATCTTACTTTGGGTCAAAAAGCATTATAagtgtcattctccttatgATGTTGATTCTATAATTTCGGCTGAGATTCCTGATCAAAGATGTGACAAGGCTGGGTATGATGCAGTTTCACAATACATGATACACGGTCCATGTGGTGCTGCAAATAAATTTTCACCTTGCATGAAAGAAAACAAGTGTTCAAAAAAATTTCCTAAATCTTTCACAAGTGAAACCACTTTTTCTGACGAGGGTTTTGTTAAGTATAAGCGTCGAGATATAGAAAatctttttgttcaaaaaaatggAATCAAGCTTGATAATGCATTTGTCGTCCCTTACAACCGTGAGCTATTATTGAAGTATCAAGCACATATAAATGTTGAATCATGTTGTCAATCGATGCTTATTAAATATCTTTTTAAGTACATAACTAAAGGTGCTGATCGAGCTAGAGCTGTTTTCGAGGATGAAGAGTTTGATGAGATTGTGGCTTATCTAAACTGTAGATACTTATGCCCTTACGAAGCAGTTTGGAGATTGTTACAGTTTCACATTCATTTTAGAGAACCATCGGTTCAGAGATTGTCTGTGCACCTTCCATCTGACCAAAATATGGTTTTCAAAGAGACTGATGATCTCAACCATGTTGTTAACAACCCTAATCTTGAAAGCACAATGTTAACACAATGGTTTCAAACCAATGTTGAAGACCCTGATGCACGTGAGTTATCTTATGTTGAATTTCCTACAAAGTATGTATGGAAAAATGATGAGAAACAGTGGTCCCGTAGAAAAAAAGGCAGATCTTTAGGTAGGGTTGCATATGTTCACCCTGCTGCCGGTGAATTATATTACCTGAGATTGTTGCTAAATTACCAAAAAGGCAGCTTTGGATTTGACCATCTGAGGACCGTCAATGCTGTTCTTCAACCCACATTTCAAGCTGCATGCACCTCTCTTGGTTTATTAGGTGATGATAGGGAATGGAATAACGCTATGTTAGAAGCTGTTCTCACTGCATCATCCTCTCAACTTAGGCAATTGTTTGTCACATTGGTTCTCTTTTGTGATGTTGCTGATCCATCAGCTTTGTTTGAAACGCATTGGAAGACGATGTGTGATGACATTGTGAAAAATATGATGAATGCTTTTGGCTTGCAAAATGTTTCTAAATACCAAGATGAAGTTAGAAATTTACTTTTGTACGAGTTAGAAAAACTGTTTGTTGCTGCAAATAGTTCTTTGTTGAAGCATCACTTACCGCAACCAAGCAATTTGATGATGGATAGGCTTGCAAATCGCAGTTTGAGAGAAGAGTTAGATTATGATGTGGACAAGATGAAACATGAGCACTCGCTCTTAATCAGCCAGTTAAATACAGAGCAACAATATGTTTATAACAGTGTCATGGAAACAATTGACAACAATAGATCCGGCCTATTTTTTGTGCATGGTCATGGTGGCACAGGTAAAACTTTTTTGTGGACAACCATCATTGCTAAAATAAGATCCCAAAATCAGATTGTTTTGGCGGTGGCTTCATCTGGAATTGCCTCCCTCTTGCTACCTGGTGGAAGAACGGCTCACTCTAGATTTAAAATTCCCATCAACATCACAGATTGTTCAGTTtgtgaaataaaaaaagggactCATCTTGCAAAACTAATCATTGAAGCTGTTCTTATTCTTTGGGACGAAGCCCCCATGAATcataaacaatgttttgaaactCTTGATAGATCTCTTCGTGATGTTCTTAAAGGGTCAAGACCAGGTTTCGACCATTTGCCATTTGGGGGTAAGCCGATTCTTTTTGGAGGTGATTTCAGGCAAATTCTTCCTGTTGTCCCAAACGGAAGCGTCGCTGACATTGTTGAAGCTTCATTAACAAGTTCATATCTTTGGCCCTATTTAACTATATTCTTTTTGAAGCAAAATATGAGACTTTCAAAGACAGGTTTGGACGAAAGGGAAAAACAAGAACTTGCTCATTTTGCAAAGTGGATATTAGACATTGGCAATGGTACTGTTGTCGAATCTTTATCTTCAACTGATGAAGAAAGCTGTTGGGTTCAGATACCCGAACAATTCCTTATTCGTTTTGATGAAGATCCCATCAAAGCCATGGTTTCAGCTGTGTATACGGATTTCATGACAAATTTTCAAGATGTCCCGTATTTGAAAGAGAGAGCTATTGTGACACCACGTAATGATACAGCTGCTGGAATAAATGATTTTCTGTTGGGTATGGTACCCGGTGAAAGTCGTACCTATCTCAGTTTTGATTCAGTGTCTTCTTCAACAgaaaatttagagaatttagacGTGCTTTATCCAACAGAATTTCTAAACCAACTTGATTTACCTGGTTTGCCGCATCACAAGTTGGTTTTGAAAGTTGGCACCCCAGTGATGTTGATCAGGAATTTAAACCAAAGTGTTGGGTTGTGTAACGGAACACGATTGGTTGTGATCCAATTAAACGACAGAATTATACAAGCAAAAATCATTACAGGAAGCAACATTGGTGAAAAA ATTGATGGAGATGATGCCGCTTCATTTTCCAATACCATACTAGCCAGCAAACAAGCTCCAAATCAGGGTTTGCAG gaaaagcaagaaattacaattgaaaaagaaaagtgtAATAAGCAGAAATGTATCACCATTGTGAAAGCACTGCAGCTTTTTGGTGAGCTATCTGTT ATATTAAGATTGTACGACCTGGAAGTGACGGGCATACCAAATGGATCCATGGATGGATGA